A genomic region of Anas acuta chromosome 1, bAnaAcu1.1, whole genome shotgun sequence contains the following coding sequences:
- the TTLL1 gene encoding polyglutamylase complex subunit TTLL1 isoform X2 produces MTIASEDTICKNTWAKAVANVMSVQTIRNVFSVETGYRLSDDQIVNHFPNHYELTRKDLMVKNIKRYRRELEKEGSPLAEKDENGKYIYLDFVPVTFMLPADYNLFVEEFRKNPSSTWIMKPCGKAQGKGIFLINKLSQIKKWSRDSKTSSFVSQSSKEAYVISLYINNPLLIGGKKFDLRLYVLVSTYRPLRCYMYKLGFCRFCTVKYTPSTSELDNMFVHLTNVAIQKHGDDYNHIHGGKWTVSNLRLYLESTRGKEVTNKLFDEIHWIIVQSLKAVAPVMNNDKHCFECYGYDIIIDDKLKPWLIEVNASPSLTSSTANDRILKYNLINDTLNIAVPNGEIPDCKWNKSPPKEVLGNYEVLYDEEMAQSDGPDRDFRSRSGQSTGTKGGRARDLGKPVLTTWK; encoded by the exons ATGACAATCGCTTCTGAGGACACCATTTGTAAAAACACCTGGGCAAAGGCTGTAGCcaatgt GATGAGTGTACAAAcaatcagaaatgttttcagtgtgGAAACTGGTTACCGCCTTTCTGATGACCAAATTGTCAATCATTTCCCCAACCACTATGAGCTGACCAGAAAGGATTTGATGGTAAAAAATATCAAGCGATATAGGAGAGAACTTGAGAAAGAAGGAAGTCCTCTTGcagaaaaggatgaaaatggaaaatatatttatttgg ATTTTGTTCCTGTTACTTTTATGCTTCCTGCCGATTATAATCTCTTTGTtgaagaattcagaaaaaatcCCTCAAGCACTTGGATTATGAAACCTTGTGGTAAAGCTCAAGGAAAAGGAATATTTCTAATCAATAAACtctctcaaattaaaaaatggtcTCGAGATAGCAAAACATCTTC GTTTGTATCTCAGTCTTCCAAAGAAGCTTATGTGATTTCTCTATATATCAACAATCCATTACTAATTGGAGGAAAGAAATTTGACCTTCGTCTGTATGTTTTAGTATCTACGTATCGCCCTCTGAGATGTTACAT GTATAAACTTGGATTTTGCCGGTTTTGCACAGTAAAATATACACCAAGTACAAGTGAATTGGATAACATGTTTGTACATCTTACAAATGTTGCCATTCAGAAACATGGG GATGATTACAATCATATCCATGGAGGCAAGTGGACAGTGAGTAACTTACGCCTGTATCTAGAAAGCACCCGTGGAAAGGAAGTGACGAACAAATTATTTGATGAAATTCACTGGATAATTGTGCAGTCCCTGAAAGCCGTTGCG cCTGTAATGAATAATGATAAACACTGCTTTGAATGCTATGGATATGACATAATCATTGATGACAAGCTTAAACCATGGCTAATTGAG gttaATGCTTCCCCTTCTCTTACTTCCAGTACAGCTAATGATCGCATCTTGAAGTATAATCTTATTAATGACACACTTAACATTGCTGTGCCAAATGGGGAAATTCCAGACTGTAAATGGAATAAATCTCCACCAAAAGAGGTTCTTGGCAATTATGAAGTCTT ATATGATGAAGAGATGGCGCAAAGTGATGGTCCTGATCGTGACTTCCGAAGTCGTTCTGGGCAATCCACTGGAACAAAAGGAGGTCGTGCAAGGGATTTGGGAAAGCCTGTATTGACCACCTGGAAATAA
- the TTLL1 gene encoding polyglutamylase complex subunit TTLL1 isoform X3, whose product MSVQTIRNVFSVETGYRLSDDQIVNHFPNHYELTRKDLMVKNIKRYRRELEKEGSPLAEKDENGKYIYLDFVPVTFMLPADYNLFVEEFRKNPSSTWIMKPCGKAQGKGIFLINKLSQIKKWSRDSKTSSFVSQSSKEAYVISLYINNPLLIGGKKFDLRLYVLVSTYRPLRCYMYKLGFCRFCTVKYTPSTSELDNMFVHLTNVAIQKHGDDYNHIHGGKWTVSNLRLYLESTRGKEVTNKLFDEIHWIIVQSLKAVAPVMNNDKHCFECYGYDIIIDDKLKPWLIEVNASPSLTSSTANDRILKYNLINDTLNIAVPNGEIPDCKWNKSPPKEVLGNYEVLYDEEMAQSDGPDRDFRSRSGQSTGTKGGRARDLGKPVLTTWK is encoded by the exons ATGAGTGTACAAAcaatcagaaatgttttcagtgtgGAAACTGGTTACCGCCTTTCTGATGACCAAATTGTCAATCATTTCCCCAACCACTATGAGCTGACCAGAAAGGATTTGATGGTAAAAAATATCAAGCGATATAGGAGAGAACTTGAGAAAGAAGGAAGTCCTCTTGcagaaaaggatgaaaatggaaaatatatttatttgg ATTTTGTTCCTGTTACTTTTATGCTTCCTGCCGATTATAATCTCTTTGTtgaagaattcagaaaaaatcCCTCAAGCACTTGGATTATGAAACCTTGTGGTAAAGCTCAAGGAAAAGGAATATTTCTAATCAATAAACtctctcaaattaaaaaatggtcTCGAGATAGCAAAACATCTTC GTTTGTATCTCAGTCTTCCAAAGAAGCTTATGTGATTTCTCTATATATCAACAATCCATTACTAATTGGAGGAAAGAAATTTGACCTTCGTCTGTATGTTTTAGTATCTACGTATCGCCCTCTGAGATGTTACAT GTATAAACTTGGATTTTGCCGGTTTTGCACAGTAAAATATACACCAAGTACAAGTGAATTGGATAACATGTTTGTACATCTTACAAATGTTGCCATTCAGAAACATGGG GATGATTACAATCATATCCATGGAGGCAAGTGGACAGTGAGTAACTTACGCCTGTATCTAGAAAGCACCCGTGGAAAGGAAGTGACGAACAAATTATTTGATGAAATTCACTGGATAATTGTGCAGTCCCTGAAAGCCGTTGCG cCTGTAATGAATAATGATAAACACTGCTTTGAATGCTATGGATATGACATAATCATTGATGACAAGCTTAAACCATGGCTAATTGAG gttaATGCTTCCCCTTCTCTTACTTCCAGTACAGCTAATGATCGCATCTTGAAGTATAATCTTATTAATGACACACTTAACATTGCTGTGCCAAATGGGGAAATTCCAGACTGTAAATGGAATAAATCTCCACCAAAAGAGGTTCTTGGCAATTATGAAGTCTT ATATGATGAAGAGATGGCGCAAAGTGATGGTCCTGATCGTGACTTCCGAAGTCGTTCTGGGCAATCCACTGGAACAAAAGGAGGTCGTGCAAGGGATTTGGGAAAGCCTGTATTGACCACCTGGAAATAA
- the TTLL1 gene encoding polyglutamylase complex subunit TTLL1 isoform X1, with translation MAGKVKWVTDIEKSVLINNFEKRGWIQVAENEDWNFYWMSVQTIRNVFSVETGYRLSDDQIVNHFPNHYELTRKDLMVKNIKRYRRELEKEGSPLAEKDENGKYIYLDFVPVTFMLPADYNLFVEEFRKNPSSTWIMKPCGKAQGKGIFLINKLSQIKKWSRDSKTSSFVSQSSKEAYVISLYINNPLLIGGKKFDLRLYVLVSTYRPLRCYMYKLGFCRFCTVKYTPSTSELDNMFVHLTNVAIQKHGDDYNHIHGGKWTVSNLRLYLESTRGKEVTNKLFDEIHWIIVQSLKAVAPVMNNDKHCFECYGYDIIIDDKLKPWLIEVNASPSLTSSTANDRILKYNLINDTLNIAVPNGEIPDCKWNKSPPKEVLGNYEVLYDEEMAQSDGPDRDFRSRSGQSTGTKGGRARDLGKPVLTTWK, from the exons ATGGCAGGAAAAGTAAAGTGGGTAACTGATatagaaaaatctgtgttaatAAACAACTTTGAAAAAAGAGGCTGGATTCAGGTGGCAGAAAATGAAGACTGGAATTTTTATTG GATGAGTGTACAAAcaatcagaaatgttttcagtgtgGAAACTGGTTACCGCCTTTCTGATGACCAAATTGTCAATCATTTCCCCAACCACTATGAGCTGACCAGAAAGGATTTGATGGTAAAAAATATCAAGCGATATAGGAGAGAACTTGAGAAAGAAGGAAGTCCTCTTGcagaaaaggatgaaaatggaaaatatatttatttgg ATTTTGTTCCTGTTACTTTTATGCTTCCTGCCGATTATAATCTCTTTGTtgaagaattcagaaaaaatcCCTCAAGCACTTGGATTATGAAACCTTGTGGTAAAGCTCAAGGAAAAGGAATATTTCTAATCAATAAACtctctcaaattaaaaaatggtcTCGAGATAGCAAAACATCTTC GTTTGTATCTCAGTCTTCCAAAGAAGCTTATGTGATTTCTCTATATATCAACAATCCATTACTAATTGGAGGAAAGAAATTTGACCTTCGTCTGTATGTTTTAGTATCTACGTATCGCCCTCTGAGATGTTACAT GTATAAACTTGGATTTTGCCGGTTTTGCACAGTAAAATATACACCAAGTACAAGTGAATTGGATAACATGTTTGTACATCTTACAAATGTTGCCATTCAGAAACATGGG GATGATTACAATCATATCCATGGAGGCAAGTGGACAGTGAGTAACTTACGCCTGTATCTAGAAAGCACCCGTGGAAAGGAAGTGACGAACAAATTATTTGATGAAATTCACTGGATAATTGTGCAGTCCCTGAAAGCCGTTGCG cCTGTAATGAATAATGATAAACACTGCTTTGAATGCTATGGATATGACATAATCATTGATGACAAGCTTAAACCATGGCTAATTGAG gttaATGCTTCCCCTTCTCTTACTTCCAGTACAGCTAATGATCGCATCTTGAAGTATAATCTTATTAATGACACACTTAACATTGCTGTGCCAAATGGGGAAATTCCAGACTGTAAATGGAATAAATCTCCACCAAAAGAGGTTCTTGGCAATTATGAAGTCTT ATATGATGAAGAGATGGCGCAAAGTGATGGTCCTGATCGTGACTTCCGAAGTCGTTCTGGGCAATCCACTGGAACAAAAGGAGGTCGTGCAAGGGATTTGGGAAAGCCTGTATTGACCACCTGGAAATAA